The following coding sequences are from one Formosa haliotis window:
- the proS gene encoding proline--tRNA ligase, with amino-acid sequence MSKKLTSRAEDYSKWYNELVVKADLAENSAVRGCMVIKPYGYAIWEKMQAELDRMFKETGHQNAYFPLFVPKSLFEAEEKNAEGFAKECAVVTHYRLQNDPDKPGKLRVDPEAKLEEELVVRPTSEAIIWNTFKGWVQSYRDLPLLINQWANVVRWEMRTRLFLRTAEFLWQEGHTAHETKAEALAEAELMNNVYATFVENFMAIPVVQGLKTASERFAGADETYCIEALMQDGKALQAGTSHFLGQNFAKAFDVKYTSKEGKLDYVWATSWGVSTRLMGALIMTHSDDHGLVLPPKLAPNQVVIVPIYKTDEQFEEVSKMANVIMTDLRARHISVKYDNRTTFRPGAKFAQHELQGVPLRIAIGPKDLENGTVELARRDTLTKEVVALDELTDVVEGLMTEIQDTLFKKALQYRAEHTTLVDTFEEFKKVLENTGGFISAHWDGTEETEDKIKELTKATIRCIPVDSVEEEGVCVFSGKPSSRRVLFAKAY; translated from the coding sequence ATGAGTAAAAAACTTACAAGCAGAGCAGAAGACTACTCCAAGTGGTATAACGAATTAGTAGTAAAAGCAGATTTAGCTGAAAATTCGGCAGTTAGAGGATGTATGGTTATAAAACCATACGGTTATGCGATATGGGAAAAGATGCAAGCAGAATTAGATCGCATGTTTAAAGAAACCGGTCATCAAAATGCATACTTTCCGCTATTCGTTCCTAAAAGTCTATTTGAAGCAGAAGAAAAGAATGCAGAAGGCTTTGCCAAAGAGTGTGCCGTTGTTACGCATTACAGATTGCAAAATGATCCTGATAAGCCTGGTAAACTACGTGTAGATCCAGAAGCAAAGTTAGAAGAGGAGTTGGTGGTTAGACCAACTAGTGAAGCAATTATTTGGAATACGTTTAAAGGTTGGGTACAATCTTACAGAGATTTACCTCTTCTTATTAACCAATGGGCAAATGTGGTGCGTTGGGAAATGCGAACACGTTTATTTTTACGTACAGCTGAATTTTTATGGCAAGAAGGACATACGGCTCACGAAACTAAGGCCGAAGCATTAGCAGAGGCAGAGTTAATGAATAATGTATATGCCACTTTTGTGGAAAACTTTATGGCCATTCCTGTGGTTCAAGGTTTAAAAACAGCAAGCGAGCGTTTTGCAGGCGCAGACGAAACCTATTGTATTGAAGCTTTGATGCAAGACGGGAAAGCATTACAAGCTGGTACATCGCATTTCTTAGGCCAGAATTTTGCAAAGGCATTCGATGTGAAGTATACTTCTAAAGAAGGTAAGCTAGATTATGTTTGGGCAACATCTTGGGGGGTGTCTACGCGTTTAATGGGGGCTTTAATTATGACGCATAGCGATGATCACGGATTGGTATTACCTCCAAAATTGGCACCTAATCAAGTGGTAATTGTACCTATATATAAAACCGATGAGCAATTTGAAGAGGTCTCTAAAATGGCTAATGTTATTATGACCGACCTTAGAGCGAGACATATTTCGGTGAAATATGATAACAGAACTACGTTTAGACCGGGAGCCAAGTTTGCGCAACATGAATTACAAGGTGTGCCATTACGAATTGCTATAGGACCTAAAGATCTTGAGAACGGCACTGTAGAATTGGCTAGACGAGACACCTTAACGAAGGAAGTTGTCGCTTTAGATGAGCTTACAGATGTTGTTGAAGGATTAATGACAGAAATTCAAGATACCTTATTTAAAAAGGCATTACAATATAGAGCAGAACACACAACTTTGGTAGATACCTTTGAAGAATTTAAAAAAGTTTTAGAAAATACAGGAGGATTTATCTCGGCACATTGGGACGGAACTGAAGAGACTGAAGACAAGATAAAAGAACTTACTAAAGCTACAATTCGCTGTATTCCAGTGGACTCTGTAGAGGAGGAAGGCGTGTGTGTGTTTAGTGGAAAACCATCAAGCAGAAGGGTGTTATTTGCGAAAGCGTATTAA
- the rpsT gene encoding 30S ribosomal protein S20, which translates to MANHKSSLKRIRSNEAKRLRNRYQHKTTRNAIKRLRDAETKEEAEALYSSVVSMIDRLAKKNIIHANKASNLKSGLTKHIAAL; encoded by the coding sequence ATGGCAAATCATAAGTCATCGTTAAAAAGAATTAGAAGTAACGAAGCTAAACGTTTAAGAAATAGATATCAGCATAAAACGACTCGTAATGCTATTAAGAGATTACGTGACGCTGAAACAAAAGAAGAAGCAGAAGCGTTATATTCTAGCGTAGTTTCTATGATCGATAGATTAGCGAAGAAAAATATTATTCACGCTAATAAGGCATCAAACTTAAAGTCTGGTTTAACTAAGCATATCGCTGCGTTATAA
- a CDS encoding bile acid:sodium symporter family protein, with translation MKKVNIHSVALGLALVLFIVNLVYILSGNLQQAGPLMVLFFCVLAIGFKGYNALSGFVFTAMVFAGVTLALYYPEYFLRVGNVELTVLIIPLIQVIMFGMGTSMSVKDFGAVIKSPKGVFVGVTAQLGIMPIMGYFLANISGFPPEIAAGIVLVGSSPSGVASNVMAYLAKANLALSITITSIATLMAPFVTPLLMKFFAGQFVEIDVLTMMWSIVKMIIIPIGAGLLVNHLFNHKIDILKKILPTISMLGIGLIIVIITAAGRDNLLDIGGLLLGLVLIHNVFGYFLGYWYGRLLKLSEQDSRTIAIEVGMQNGGLASGIANSLGKIGTMGLAPAVFGPLMNVTGSILASYWHKKPPLDSKSD, from the coding sequence ATGAAGAAAGTCAATATACACTCCGTTGCTTTAGGTTTAGCACTGGTTCTTTTTATAGTCAATTTAGTTTATATTTTAAGTGGAAATTTACAACAGGCAGGTCCGTTAATGGTTTTGTTTTTCTGTGTACTCGCAATAGGGTTTAAAGGCTATAATGCGTTAAGCGGTTTTGTGTTTACTGCTATGGTTTTTGCAGGAGTTACCTTGGCTTTGTATTATCCCGAATATTTTTTAAGGGTTGGCAATGTCGAATTAACCGTACTTATAATACCACTCATCCAGGTTATTATGTTTGGTATGGGAACCTCTATGAGTGTTAAGGATTTTGGAGCCGTTATTAAATCTCCTAAAGGTGTTTTTGTAGGGGTAACAGCACAACTAGGAATTATGCCAATTATGGGATACTTTTTAGCAAACATAAGCGGATTTCCTCCAGAAATTGCTGCAGGAATTGTACTTGTAGGTTCTTCTCCAAGTGGTGTGGCCTCCAATGTTATGGCGTATTTAGCAAAAGCTAATTTAGCGCTTTCTATTACCATAACTTCTATTGCTACGCTCATGGCGCCTTTTGTAACTCCGTTATTAATGAAATTTTTTGCCGGTCAATTTGTTGAAATAGACGTGCTTACCATGATGTGGAGTATAGTGAAGATGATTATTATACCTATTGGAGCTGGATTATTAGTAAATCATTTATTTAATCATAAAATTGATATTCTGAAGAAAATATTACCAACTATATCTATGTTGGGAATTGGGTTAATCATTGTGATTATAACTGCTGCCGGACGAGATAATCTTTTAGATATTGGTGGACTATTATTGGGTTTAGTTTTGATTCATAATGTATTCGGATACTTTTTAGGCTATTGGTATGGTCGATTATTGAAATTGAGTGAGCAAGACTCAAGAACGATTGCTATAGAAGTTGGGATGCAAAATGGAGGATTGGCTTCTGGTATAGCAAATTCGTTAGGAAAAATAGGAACTATGGGATTAGCGCCGGCCGTTTTTGGACCTTTAATGAACGTGACAGGATCGATTCTGGCTTCGTATTGGCATAAAAAGCCACCGTTAGATTCTAAATCCGATTAA
- a CDS encoding TonB-dependent receptor yields MKNYIFIVGLLFPYVLFAQNITGKVINDTNEPLVGASVYWANTTTGTTTDINGEFSLSTKSTSTSVLVASYVGHTSDTLKVTNQTFVNFTLKASKSLNEVVIKGQRDGVLISNLNPIKTEHITQTELGKAACCDLAGCFETQTTVQPQTTNVITNSKELRILGLSGVYNQVLIDGFPMIQGLTYTYGISSIPGTLVDNIFISKGANSVLQGFESISGQINVETKDPTNTDKLLLNAYINSFSEKHFNANYAFKKGKWSNLTAVHTVQPANAFDKDEDTFLDLPKLTRYMVYNKLNYGNEAHWGWHSKVTVRYVNEQRIGGQTNFNADTDQGSNTVYGQTVNINQPEIWTKTGLRLNDQHHFVLYASSFYQDQKSYFGTVKYDANQTNFYANLQYELNYGNHALKTGLSFRHLDIDEDIAFTDNTLQRTYDGDYFRNENIIGAFAENTMSLLNDKLTWILGIRLDNHNQFGTQVTPRTLLKYDLTPSTIIRANIGTGWRTVNLFSENIGLLASSRDIIFEEQLQPEKALNMGINITQKFDTDNMSGFISADYYRTSFKNQIFPDYDTDPTKAYISNFTGTSRSNVFQTEVYLNFWQQLEFKTGYSFLDVYRVIDNQKEQLPFNPKHKVVTSLGYKPLSNKFRIDLNFHWYGEQRLPNTQSNPIEFQRPDFSETYMLVNTQFTYNLNKFELYAGCENIFDFRQEQPIISWQDPFGPYFDTSSVWGPTRGRELYIGMRFKIPSK; encoded by the coding sequence ATGAAAAACTACATATTCATTGTTGGTTTGCTATTCCCGTATGTTTTGTTCGCTCAAAATATAACAGGAAAAGTAATCAACGATACTAATGAGCCGCTTGTTGGTGCAAGTGTTTATTGGGCAAATACAACAACCGGAACAACCACCGATATTAATGGTGAATTTAGTTTAAGTACAAAAAGCACATCAACATCTGTACTTGTTGCAAGTTATGTTGGCCACACTTCAGACACCCTAAAAGTAACAAATCAGACCTTTGTGAACTTTACATTAAAGGCTTCAAAATCACTAAATGAAGTAGTTATAAAAGGCCAGCGAGACGGCGTGCTCATTTCTAATTTAAATCCTATAAAAACGGAGCATATTACGCAAACCGAATTAGGTAAGGCGGCCTGTTGCGATTTAGCAGGGTGTTTTGAAACGCAAACCACCGTGCAGCCACAAACCACAAATGTTATTACAAACTCTAAAGAACTACGAATTCTAGGGCTTTCTGGTGTATATAACCAAGTGCTAATAGATGGTTTTCCTATGATACAAGGTTTAACCTACACTTACGGCATAAGTAGTATTCCTGGAACTTTAGTAGATAATATTTTTATTTCGAAAGGTGCCAATAGCGTGCTACAAGGTTTTGAAAGCATAAGCGGACAAATAAATGTTGAAACCAAAGACCCGACAAATACAGATAAACTCTTGCTAAACGCCTATATAAATAGTTTTTCGGAAAAACATTTTAATGCTAATTATGCGTTTAAAAAAGGAAAATGGAGTAATCTTACAGCGGTTCATACCGTACAACCGGCCAATGCTTTCGACAAAGATGAAGATACATTTTTAGACTTGCCAAAGCTAACGCGCTATATGGTATATAATAAATTAAACTACGGAAATGAAGCCCATTGGGGATGGCACAGTAAAGTAACGGTACGCTATGTAAACGAACAGCGTATAGGCGGGCAAACCAATTTTAATGCCGATACAGATCAAGGGAGTAACACGGTTTACGGTCAGACGGTAAACATTAATCAACCAGAAATTTGGACGAAGACAGGCTTGCGCTTAAACGACCAACATCATTTTGTTCTTTATGCCTCAAGCTTTTATCAAGACCAGAAATCTTATTTTGGAACAGTAAAATATGATGCCAACCAAACCAACTTTTATGCTAACCTTCAATATGAATTAAATTACGGGAATCATGCCTTAAAAACAGGACTGAGTTTCCGTCATTTAGATATAGATGAAGACATAGCATTTACAGATAATACGCTGCAACGTACTTATGACGGAGATTATTTTAGAAACGAAAACATTATTGGTGCTTTTGCAGAAAACACGATGAGTTTACTGAATGATAAACTGACTTGGATTCTAGGGATTCGTTTAGACAACCATAACCAATTTGGAACTCAAGTAACACCAAGAACACTTCTAAAATACGACCTTACACCAAGCACCATTATAAGGGCAAATATCGGTACCGGGTGGCGTACGGTAAACCTATTTAGCGAAAACATTGGTTTATTAGCTAGCTCTAGAGATATTATTTTTGAAGAACAGTTGCAACCGGAAAAAGCCTTGAATATGGGAATAAATATTACCCAGAAATTCGACACCGATAATATGTCTGGTTTTATAAGTGCCGATTACTATAGAACAAGCTTTAAAAATCAGATATTTCCCGATTACGACACAGATCCTACTAAAGCCTATATTTCAAATTTTACAGGAACTAGTAGAAGTAATGTTTTTCAGACAGAGGTGTATTTAAATTTTTGGCAACAGTTAGAATTTAAAACGGGCTACAGTTTTCTTGATGTATATCGGGTTATAGACAACCAAAAAGAACAGTTACCTTTTAATCCGAAGCACAAAGTAGTAACATCTTTAGGTTATAAACCTTTATCGAATAAGTTTAGGATAGATTTGAATTTTCATTGGTACGGAGAACAGCGTTTACCAAATACCCAAAGTAATCCAATAGAATTTCAAAGGCCAGATTTTTCTGAAACCTATATGCTAGTAAACACTCAGTTTACGTATAATTTAAACAAGTTTGAATTGTATGCCGGCTGCGAAAATATTTTCGATTTTAGACAAGAACAACCTATTATTAGCTGGCAAGATCCTTTTGGTCCCTATTTCGACACCAGTTCTGTTTGGGGACCAACTCGTGGTAGAGAATTATATATAGGAATGCGCTTTAAAATACCAAGCAAGTAA
- a CDS encoding adenylyltransferase/cytidyltransferase family protein, with protein sequence MKVFVSGCFDMLHSGHVAFFKEASTYGDLYVGLGSDNTIMDLKARHTINSEQERLYMVKSIRYVTDAFINRGNGILDFEMDIKDLKPDICLVNEDGHSFAKEKLCETLGIKYIVLARIPEAGLPARSTTQIRGGVGSQLPYRLDLAGTWIDQPDLSKILPGWAITISLEPILEYNERSGMSTSTRNAAKTIWPYQLPLEKPEKLAEILFRYENRPGNTLVSGAQDAIGICVPGLTRHYYNGDYWPETIEKVYDETILDWLESHLYMVTLWPRPEGTDLLTDTQITKEAITKLTQASDKCWNGIMNRDLKMFGEGFSESFDAQTSMFPNMLTNDIQAVIDQYKDTAIAWKLSGAGGGGYLILVSDKPIKNTMKIKIRRWDL encoded by the coding sequence ATGAAAGTTTTTGTTTCTGGTTGTTTTGATATGTTGCATAGTGGTCACGTCGCTTTTTTTAAAGAAGCTTCTACCTATGGCGATTTATATGTTGGTTTAGGGTCTGATAATACGATCATGGATCTTAAAGCAAGACACACTATTAATTCGGAGCAGGAACGCTTATATATGGTTAAGTCAATTCGTTATGTAACAGATGCATTTATTAATCGAGGAAACGGAATCTTAGATTTTGAAATGGATATTAAGGATTTAAAACCGGATATTTGTTTGGTTAATGAAGACGGACATTCATTCGCGAAAGAAAAATTGTGTGAAACTTTAGGCATAAAGTACATTGTTTTAGCCAGAATTCCTGAAGCAGGATTGCCAGCACGTTCAACTACCCAAATTAGAGGTGGAGTTGGAAGTCAGTTACCTTATCGACTGGATTTAGCAGGAACTTGGATCGATCAGCCTGATCTTTCAAAAATCCTACCGGGTTGGGCCATTACAATTTCTTTAGAACCTATTTTAGAATATAACGAACGTAGTGGCATGTCTACGTCTACTAGAAATGCGGCAAAGACTATTTGGCCTTATCAGTTACCTTTAGAGAAACCGGAAAAATTAGCCGAAATATTATTTCGATACGAAAACAGACCTGGTAATACTCTTGTTTCGGGGGCTCAAGATGCCATTGGAATATGTGTTCCCGGATTAACACGGCATTACTATAATGGAGATTATTGGCCAGAAACCATCGAGAAAGTTTACGATGAAACAATTTTAGATTGGTTGGAATCGCATCTTTATATGGTAACCCTGTGGCCGCGTCCAGAAGGTACAGATTTATTGACAGACACACAGATTACTAAAGAAGCCATTACAAAACTAACTCAAGCTTCAGATAAATGTTGGAACGGTATTATGAATCGTGACTTAAAAATGTTTGGAGAAGGTTTTTCTGAATCTTTCGATGCGCAAACAAGCATGTTTCCGAATATGTTAACTAACGATATTCAAGCTGTGATAGATCAATATAAAGACACGGCAATTGCATGGAAATTATCAGGAGCTGGTGGAGGAGGCTATTTAATATTGGTGTCTGATAAGCCTATTAAGAATACCATGAAGATTAAAATTAGACGTTGGGATTTGTAA
- a CDS encoding T9SS type A sorting domain-containing protein, producing MLKITTTVFALLISSLSFAQLTLEHTYEIGGNIHDTNEGYFKTEDKAFHYTYDTATDYVLKIYNEDHTLYKTITLPIDPSYELIWIDMFTDKLFNSNDLIEFIVRIKLNSTENKLLLFNENAELLMDFGNREDAKIIKGLNNNYKLFVYHDAFYEYNREYTIKDVYNIEAGTLSNEQLDLITRKTALSYPNPASANINIANSLGSQIFGTLKIYNTTGAIVIEKEVKNTDGEYLKIDISNLANGTYISKLNGVSKRFIKK from the coding sequence ATGCTAAAAATTACTACCACTGTATTTGCTTTACTAATTTCATCTCTTTCTTTTGCACAACTAACCCTTGAACACACATATGAAATTGGGGGAAACATTCACGACACTAATGAAGGTTATTTTAAAACTGAAGATAAAGCTTTTCATTATACATATGACACTGCTACAGATTATGTTCTTAAAATATATAATGAAGATCATACTCTTTATAAAACAATCACATTACCTATTGACCCTAGTTATGAACTTATATGGATTGACATGTTTACCGACAAATTATTCAACTCTAACGACTTGATTGAATTTATTGTTAGAATCAAATTAAACAGTACAGAAAACAAACTACTTTTATTTAATGAAAACGCAGAGCTATTAATGGATTTTGGAAATAGAGAGGATGCAAAAATAATTAAAGGACTAAATAACAACTATAAATTATTTGTTTATCATGATGCTTTTTATGAGTACAATAGAGAGTATACCATTAAAGATGTGTACAATATCGAAGCAGGTACTTTATCTAACGAACAGCTTGACTTAATAACTCGAAAAACAGCATTGTCATATCCTAATCCTGCCTCAGCAAATATAAATATTGCTAATTCTTTAGGTAGTCAAATTTTTGGTACTTTAAAAATTTATAATACTACTGGAGCAATTGTTATAGAAAAAGAAGTTAAAAACACAGATGGAGAATATCTTAAAATTGATATTTCAAACTTAGCAAATGGCACATATATATCTAAACTTAATGGAGTAAGTAAACGCTTTATTAAGAAGTAA
- a CDS encoding ATP-dependent Clp protease adaptor ClpS has translation MSTKEEVLEEVLVETVTKKENEIVLYNDEVNTFDHVIDTLIYACDHTAEQAEQCSIIVHYKGKCTVKTGPYKELEPRCTMLLEAGLSAEIV, from the coding sequence ATGAGTACTAAGGAAGAAGTATTAGAGGAAGTTCTCGTTGAAACGGTCACAAAAAAGGAAAATGAAATTGTGTTATATAATGACGAAGTTAATACCTTCGACCATGTAATAGATACACTTATTTATGCTTGCGACCATACTGCAGAACAAGCTGAACAATGTTCTATAATTGTTCATTATAAAGGAAAATGCACAGTTAAAACAGGTCCGTATAAAGAATTAGAGCCGCGTTGTACGATGTTATTAGAAGCTGGTTTGAGTGCAGAAATTGTATAA
- the prmA gene encoding 50S ribosomal protein L11 methyltransferase: protein MAEIYIGYEFKVSPLQPGVEILIAELGYAGFESFVETEMGVTAYIQKAEWNANILEDIQILDSDEFEITYTFEDIEQTNWNEEWEKNFNPIVVDDICAVRAPFHNKFDTLFDIVIEPKMSFGTGHHETTHMMIQHILNANLEGKSVLDMGCGTGVLAILAEMKGAKPIDAIDIDNWCYLNSIENVERNNCTNITVYEGDASLLEGKSYDVIIANINRNILLNDIKTYASCLNENGSLFLSGFYNGDIPTIEAECNKNMLKLSEKLERNNWVALKFLN, encoded by the coding sequence ATGGCCGAAATATATATAGGATACGAGTTTAAGGTATCTCCTTTACAACCTGGAGTAGAAATATTAATCGCAGAACTTGGCTATGCTGGTTTTGAAAGTTTTGTTGAAACCGAAATGGGTGTCACCGCCTATATCCAAAAAGCAGAATGGAACGCCAATATTCTTGAAGACATTCAAATTTTAGATTCAGATGAGTTTGAAATCACCTATACTTTTGAAGATATAGAACAAACCAATTGGAATGAAGAATGGGAAAAGAATTTTAACCCGATAGTTGTAGATGATATTTGTGCCGTACGGGCACCATTTCATAATAAATTCGATACGCTTTTCGATATTGTTATCGAGCCTAAAATGAGTTTTGGTACTGGACATCACGAAACCACTCACATGATGATTCAACATATATTAAATGCTAACCTTGAAGGTAAATCGGTGTTAGATATGGGATGTGGTACTGGAGTTTTAGCCATTTTAGCAGAAATGAAAGGTGCAAAACCAATAGATGCTATAGATATCGACAATTGGTGCTATTTAAACAGTATAGAAAATGTAGAACGTAACAATTGTACAAACATCACGGTTTACGAGGGAGATGCTAGTTTATTAGAAGGAAAATCTTACGATGTTATTATTGCTAACATTAACCGTAACATTTTATTAAACGACATAAAAACCTATGCGTCATGCCTTAATGAAAACGGCAGCTTATTTTTAAGCGGATTTTATAATGGAGATATTCCTACAATTGAAGCAGAATGCAACAAAAATATGTTAAAACTAAGCGAAAAACTAGAACGAAATAATTGGGTTGCATTAAAATTTTTAAATTAG
- the tpiA gene encoding triose-phosphate isomerase, protein MRKNIVAGNWKMNNDLAQTETLLTALKNKSITSNAEVMIAPTFTNLWASYNTLKNTSIEVIAQNMHFAESGAYTGEVSASMLKSVGVKTVILGHSERRAYFNETDELLAKKVDAALANDMRVIFCFGEELADRKADNHETVVGSQIKNALFHLDAAAFKNIVLAYEPVWAIGTGETASPEQAQDMHAFIRKTLADKYGADVADSVSILYGGSVKPGNAQEIFSKPDVDGGLIGGAALNADDFFAIVNAF, encoded by the coding sequence ATGAGAAAAAACATCGTTGCAGGAAATTGGAAAATGAATAATGATTTAGCACAAACAGAAACGTTGCTAACGGCATTAAAAAACAAAAGCATAACTTCTAATGCCGAAGTTATGATTGCACCAACTTTTACTAATCTTTGGGCATCTTATAATACCCTAAAAAACACTAGTATTGAAGTGATTGCTCAAAACATGCACTTTGCAGAAAGCGGAGCCTATACAGGAGAAGTAAGTGCTAGTATGCTTAAAAGTGTGGGCGTTAAAACTGTAATTTTAGGACATAGCGAACGCCGTGCTTATTTTAACGAAACCGACGAATTATTAGCTAAAAAAGTTGATGCTGCTTTAGCAAACGATATGCGTGTTATATTTTGTTTTGGTGAAGAATTAGCCGACAGAAAAGCCGATAATCATGAAACCGTTGTAGGTAGTCAAATTAAAAATGCCTTATTTCATTTAGATGCTGCTGCATTTAAAAATATAGTTTTAGCCTACGAACCTGTTTGGGCAATTGGTACTGGAGAAACAGCTAGCCCAGAGCAAGCACAAGACATGCATGCTTTTATTAGAAAAACTTTAGCCGACAAATATGGTGCAGACGTTGCAGATAGCGTTTCTATATTATACGGCGGAAGTGTAAAACCAGGAAATGCTCAAGAAATTTTCTCTAAACCAGACGTAGATGGTGGTTTAATTGGAGGTGCTGCTTTAAATGCAGATGATTTCTTTGCGATTGTAAATGCGTTTTAA
- a CDS encoding ABC transporter permease has protein sequence MIHYTLNKLFYALLTLFGVVTVIFFLFNVLPGDPAQMMLGQNEDSEQLAIIKQKYGFDKPLSTQYGYYLNDLSPLSFHSSNPEDYTYLREGKYSAITLFRLGHTNIVLKKPYLRESFTKQGKKVSSVLAETLPNTFILAVSAIVIAIILGVFLGIISALYIDTFLDKSIQFLSTIGMSVPSFFSAILFAWIFGYLLHNVTHLEMTGSLYELDDFGEAMHIKWKNLILPAIVLGIRPLAVVIQLMRNSLLEVFNQDFIRTARAKGLTEFQIITKHAVKNALNPVVTAISGWFASMLAGAVFVEYVFGWNGLGKEIVNALNTLDLPVIMGSVLIIALLFIIINIFVDILYAWLDPKVKLQ, from the coding sequence GTGATACACTACACTCTAAATAAATTGTTTTATGCATTGCTAACATTGTTTGGAGTAGTTACCGTTATCTTTTTTTTATTTAATGTGTTACCTGGCGATCCTGCTCAAATGATGTTAGGGCAGAATGAAGACAGCGAACAACTGGCCATTATTAAACAAAAATATGGCTTCGATAAACCGCTAAGTACACAGTACGGATATTATTTAAACGATTTATCACCGCTCTCTTTTCATTCTTCAAATCCTGAAGATTACACCTATTTACGAGAAGGAAAATACAGTGCTATCACGCTATTTCGTTTAGGCCATACTAACATCGTTTTAAAAAAGCCTTATTTAAGAGAATCGTTTACTAAACAAGGTAAAAAAGTGAGTAGCGTTTTAGCAGAAACCTTGCCAAACACATTCATTTTAGCCGTTTCTGCCATTGTTATTGCCATTATTTTAGGAGTCTTTCTAGGTATTATTTCGGCTTTATATATAGATACCTTTCTCGATAAAAGCATACAGTTTTTAAGCACTATTGGCATGAGTGTCCCGTCGTTTTTTAGTGCTATTTTATTCGCTTGGATTTTTGGATATCTGCTTCATAATGTTACCCATTTAGAAATGACAGGAAGCTTATACGAACTAGACGATTTTGGAGAAGCCATGCATATAAAATGGAAAAACCTAATCCTTCCGGCCATCGTGCTCGGCATACGCCCCTTAGCTGTAGTTATACAATTAATGCGTAATTCGTTGTTAGAAGTTTTTAATCAAGATTTTATAAGAACAGCACGTGCAAAAGGCTTAACCGAATTTCAAATTATAACTAAACACGCTGTAAAAAACGCCTTAAATCCAGTGGTTACAGCAATATCGGGATGGTTTGCATCTATGCTTGCTGGAGCCGTATTTGTAGAGTATGTATTTGGATGGAACGGCTTAGGAAAAGAAATAGTAAATGCTTTAAATACTTTAGATTTACCAGTTATTATGGGATCTGTGCTAATTATTGCGCTGTTATTCATAATAATCAATATTTTTGTAGATATACTATATGCTTGGTTAGATCCGAAAGTAAAACTTCAATAA